The genomic stretch GAGCCTCGTAATCCCGTAGCCCATTGTCTTCACGATCCGCCACCCCCCAGAGAGCGTCCCGAGCGCTATAGCCGCGTGTGCGGCGAGGATTACCCAGATCGGGACCGGCAGATGATTCGGATCAACACCGGCTCCAAAGTAACCGATGGAGAAGAGAAGCGGCGTGATGATCCCCATGGTCTTCTGCGCATCGTTGGTCCCGTGGCTGAAACTGTATGCCGCAGCCGATACGAGCTGGAGACGCCTGAAGCGTTGATCGGCTACATGTCGCGGGATATTCTCGGAGAACCGCATCACGCCGGTCATAAACAGCAGGCCCATGAGAAGCCCGATGATAGGCGAGAGGAACATGAAGAGAACAATTGTCCCGAGGGTCGAGAGTTGAATCGCCGCAACCCCGGCCGCAGCCAGGCCCCCGCCCATCAGACCCCCGATCAGCGCATGCGATGAGGATGACGGCAGACCGAAGTACCATGTTATGAAATTCCAGGCGATCGCCCCGATGAGGCCGGAGAGCACGATATAAGGGATGATCGAGGTCTCGACGTAATCGAGTCGGATGATCTTGCTGATGGTGCTTGCGACCGCAACACCGAACCCGAACGCTGCGATAAAATTGAAG from Methanoculleus chikugoensis encodes the following:
- a CDS encoding inorganic phosphate transporter; this encodes MLDVTVLFIVGIIIIALFFDFTNGFHDSANSISTVVSTKVLSPKNAVIFAASFNFIAAFGFGVAVASTISKIIRLDYVETSIIPYIVLSGLIGAIAWNFITWYFGLPSSSSHALIGGLMGGGLAAAGVAAIQLSTLGTIVLFMFLSPIIGLLMGLLFMTGVMRFSENIPRHVADQRFRRLQLVSAAAYSFSHGTNDAQKTMGIITPLLFSIGYFGAGVDPNHLPVPIWVILAAHAAIALGTLSGGWRIVKTMGYGITRLRPIHGFSAETAGAATIIGASIAGIPVSTTHIISSSIMGVGATQGVRAVKWGVARRIVTAWFITIPLSALIGYLAFTLIRLVLGM